From Humisphaera borealis, the proteins below share one genomic window:
- a CDS encoding FAD:protein FMN transferase, with the protein MKRDNMGISGALRAARLTGLLGLMVLVLTGGCKSGTASNPQVSAGTGSASKPVDLERFEYHGMKLGSDYNLVLYAPDKTSADAAAKAAEAEIDRLENILSDYKTDSEISRLSKMTAQGPMQAPVAISDDLYEVLWAAQVLAYETEGAFDITVGPYVQLWRRSRRQQELPSPERIAAASKSVGYQKLKLEPWAHDDEDGGSLREAGRETTQVTKAQLLETGMRLDVGGIATGYIADRVLVVLRERGIESAICDLSGDLAIGDPPPDRHAWRIAVRSLTEPDKFAEFLDVANCGVSTSGDTYRFVEIEGVRYSHILDSKTGLGLTRRIGSTVVASSGMVADGLATVMCVTGTERGIAILESQGAEGKIVELVGDQVQIRPSKQYNAMKSTTPAD; encoded by the coding sequence ATGAAACGGGATAACATGGGCATTTCAGGGGCATTGCGAGCCGCCCGACTCACCGGTCTGCTGGGGCTGATGGTCCTGGTGCTTACAGGCGGCTGCAAATCCGGGACAGCTTCGAATCCGCAGGTGTCGGCCGGTACCGGATCGGCCTCCAAGCCGGTCGACCTGGAGCGGTTCGAATACCACGGCATGAAGCTGGGGTCGGACTACAACCTCGTGCTCTACGCCCCGGACAAGACCTCCGCCGATGCCGCCGCCAAGGCCGCCGAGGCCGAGATCGATCGACTCGAAAACATCCTGAGCGACTACAAGACAGACAGCGAGATCAGCCGTCTGTCAAAGATGACCGCGCAGGGGCCGATGCAGGCACCGGTCGCCATCAGCGATGATCTGTACGAAGTGCTCTGGGCCGCGCAGGTGCTGGCTTACGAAACCGAGGGCGCGTTCGACATCACTGTCGGGCCGTACGTGCAATTGTGGCGTCGGTCGCGGCGGCAACAGGAGTTGCCATCGCCCGAGCGGATTGCCGCCGCCTCCAAGAGCGTCGGCTACCAGAAGCTCAAGCTCGAACCTTGGGCTCACGACGATGAGGACGGTGGTTCGCTTCGCGAAGCCGGCCGAGAAACAACCCAGGTCACCAAGGCTCAACTCCTGGAAACGGGAATGCGGTTGGACGTTGGTGGGATCGCCACCGGCTACATTGCCGACCGCGTTCTGGTGGTGTTGCGGGAGCGTGGCATCGAATCGGCGATCTGCGACCTCAGCGGGGATCTGGCGATCGGAGATCCTCCGCCCGACCGCCATGCCTGGCGCATTGCCGTCCGATCGCTGACCGAACCCGACAAGTTCGCCGAGTTTCTCGACGTCGCCAACTGCGGCGTTTCGACGTCCGGGGATACGTACCGATTCGTCGAGATCGAAGGCGTCCGCTACAGCCACATCCTGGATTCCAAGACCGGATTGGGGCTGACCCGGCGGATCGGCTCGACGGTGGTGGCCTCCAGCGGCATGGTCGCCGACGGGCTGGCAACCGTGATGTGCGTCACGGGCACCGAAAGAGGGATCGCCATCCTGGAATCGCAGGGCGCCGAGGGAAAGATTGTCGAATTGGTCGGTGATCAGGTTCAGATCCGCCCCTCCAAGCAGTACAACGCGATGAAGTCAACGACGCCAGCCGACTAA
- a CDS encoding DUF7674 family protein — MPLTPQQILERLVEIVPGFHTYWESPEACFHEDNGEFTCCGVFGDCSHFVRAQYEQLSTVQRRQLAAFVVECMSSSDKELGNAAATCFLENLTHERFSKDFENYLAGDALDFYRRFQGT; from the coding sequence ATGCCGCTTACGCCTCAACAGATTCTCGAACGCCTCGTGGAGATTGTGCCCGGGTTCCACACGTACTGGGAATCTCCAGAGGCGTGCTTTCATGAAGACAACGGGGAGTTCACTTGCTGTGGCGTCTTTGGTGACTGCTCTCATTTCGTCCGGGCCCAATACGAGCAGTTGTCGACAGTACAGCGCCGCCAACTCGCTGCCTTCGTAGTGGAATGCATGTCGTCGTCGGACAAGGAATTGGGGAACGCAGCCGCAACGTGCTTCTTAGAAAATCTCACGCACGAGCGTTTCTCCAAGGACTTCGAGAATTACCTTGCGGGCGACGCGCTCGACTTTTACAGGCGGTTCCAAGGTACCTAA
- the hflX gene encoding GTPase HflX — translation MAELKRTELSVHQERAVLVGVILPDSTADPRDPLGELGSLAKTAGARVVGQILQKRQSPDAGTYIGSGKASDIALLAMKEKANVVLFDNDLSPSQIGSLEKIINEVAGSKRGEEGIKVLDRSELILDIFASRAHTHEAKLQVELAQMQYTYPRLMKMWGHLERIAGQGGGMGIGTRGPGETQLESDRRLVRDRISALRRDIEKIQERKSRIVAARTLEHFTVCIVGYTNAGKSTLFNTLTAAGTYADDKLFATLDTKTRSWKLERGTEVMLSDTVGFVRDLPHNLVASFKATLEEAVHADLLLHVLDVGHPHAEQQFKSVHEVLDDIGVKDKPEILLLNKTDTPEGEENYPFWRNMHPDAIPISARTGKGLEHLLVEVLRAVRGTQVDVTLEADVANGKLLSFLESHTRIHDRQFDDNRVTLKAIMGKRTLADLQKNDQVEVKKVESLV, via the coding sequence TTGGCAGAACTCAAACGCACAGAACTTTCGGTTCACCAGGAACGGGCTGTCCTTGTAGGGGTGATCCTTCCCGATTCAACCGCCGATCCGCGCGATCCGCTGGGCGAGCTCGGCTCGCTCGCCAAGACCGCCGGTGCGCGCGTGGTCGGGCAGATTCTGCAGAAGCGGCAGAGCCCTGACGCCGGCACCTACATCGGCTCCGGCAAGGCCAGCGACATCGCGCTGCTGGCGATGAAGGAGAAGGCGAACGTCGTTCTGTTCGACAACGACCTGTCGCCTAGTCAGATCGGCTCGCTGGAAAAGATCATCAACGAGGTCGCCGGTTCCAAGCGCGGGGAAGAGGGCATCAAGGTTCTCGATCGGTCGGAACTGATCCTCGATATCTTCGCCAGCCGTGCGCACACGCACGAAGCCAAGCTTCAGGTCGAGCTGGCGCAGATGCAGTACACCTACCCGCGCCTGATGAAGATGTGGGGCCACCTTGAGCGCATCGCCGGCCAGGGCGGCGGCATGGGCATCGGCACGCGCGGCCCGGGTGAAACGCAGCTCGAGAGCGACCGCCGACTGGTACGCGATCGCATCTCGGCCCTTCGGCGGGACATCGAAAAGATCCAGGAGCGCAAGAGCCGCATCGTCGCGGCCCGCACGCTGGAGCATTTCACGGTCTGCATCGTCGGCTATACCAACGCCGGCAAGAGCACGCTGTTCAACACGCTGACCGCCGCTGGCACCTATGCCGACGACAAGCTCTTCGCGACGCTGGATACCAAGACGCGGTCGTGGAAGCTGGAGCGCGGCACGGAAGTAATGCTGTCGGATACGGTCGGTTTCGTCCGCGATCTGCCCCATAACCTCGTCGCCAGCTTCAAGGCGACGCTGGAAGAGGCGGTCCACGCGGACCTGCTGCTGCACGTGCTCGACGTCGGCCATCCGCACGCCGAGCAGCAGTTCAAGAGCGTTCACGAAGTGCTGGATGACATCGGGGTGAAGGACAAGCCCGAGATCCTGCTTCTGAACAAGACCGACACGCCCGAGGGCGAGGAGAACTATCCCTTCTGGCGGAACATGCACCCGGACGCGATCCCCATCAGCGCCAGAACAGGCAAAGGCCTTGAGCATCTGCTGGTTGAAGTTCTCCGCGCGGTTCGGGGCACGCAGGTGGATGTCACGCTCGAAGCCGATGTCGCCAACGGCAAGCTGCTGTCGTTCCTGGAATCCCACACCAGGATTCACGACCGCCAGTTCGACGACAACCGCGTGACGCTCAAGGCGATCATGGGCAAACGCACACTCGCGGATTTGCAGAAGAACGACCAGGTGGAAGTGAAGAAGGTCGAATCGCTGGTGTGA
- a CDS encoding Gfo/Idh/MocA family protein gives MTDSIGSTRRDFLKTSAVAAGVALSANVVASRMAYAAGSDELKIGLVGAGGRGSGATAQALNTSNAVSLVAVADAFEDKAKSAVDRFKKDRPGQIAATAATTFSGFDAYKKVLDQKLDMVILATPPGFRPMHFEAAVQAGKNIFMEKPVGSDAPGIRRLLAANEEAKKKNLKVGVGLQRHHQQKYIDTIKKIHDGEIGDIVLLRVYWNGTRPWVRKRTEGMTEMEFQMRNWYYFTWLCGDHICEQHIHNLDVANWVMKGPPVEAQGAGGRQLPFGSDQGEIFDHHMLEYTYASGAKMLSMCRHQPGCWNAVSEYAHGTKGTADISGGRITFNDGRPEWKYQAAPGEGGKKGRGGDPDPYQVEHDTLAAAIRNNTPYNEGDYGASSSMTAILGRMATYSGQVVKYSDALERGEELMPRDYKWDGATPVKPGADGLYACAMPGKTQVLAAKKA, from the coding sequence ATGACTGATTCCATTGGCTCCACGCGGCGAGACTTCCTGAAGACGTCGGCCGTTGCAGCCGGCGTAGCGTTGTCGGCAAATGTCGTTGCCAGCCGGATGGCCTACGCCGCCGGCAGCGATGAGCTGAAGATCGGCCTGGTCGGCGCGGGCGGCCGCGGCAGCGGCGCTACGGCGCAGGCGCTCAACACCAGCAACGCCGTCTCGCTGGTCGCGGTGGCCGACGCGTTCGAAGACAAGGCCAAGTCGGCCGTCGATCGTTTCAAGAAGGACCGCCCGGGCCAGATCGCGGCGACCGCGGCCACCACGTTCTCCGGCTTCGACGCCTACAAGAAGGTGCTCGACCAGAAGCTGGACATGGTGATCCTGGCGACCCCGCCGGGCTTCCGCCCGATGCACTTCGAGGCAGCCGTCCAAGCCGGGAAGAACATCTTCATGGAAAAGCCGGTCGGCTCCGACGCCCCCGGCATCCGTCGGCTCTTGGCCGCCAACGAAGAAGCGAAGAAGAAGAATCTCAAGGTCGGCGTCGGCCTGCAGCGCCACCATCAGCAGAAGTACATTGACACGATCAAGAAGATTCACGACGGCGAGATCGGCGACATCGTGCTGCTGCGCGTCTACTGGAACGGCACACGCCCCTGGGTGCGCAAGCGCACCGAGGGCATGACCGAAATGGAGTTCCAGATGCGCAACTGGTACTACTTCACCTGGCTGTGCGGCGACCACATCTGTGAACAGCACATTCACAACCTGGACGTGGCCAACTGGGTCATGAAGGGTCCCCCGGTCGAGGCTCAGGGTGCCGGCGGGCGGCAGCTGCCGTTCGGTTCGGACCAGGGCGAAATCTTCGACCACCACATGCTTGAGTACACCTACGCCAGCGGCGCGAAGATGCTCAGCATGTGCCGCCATCAACCCGGCTGCTGGAACGCCGTCAGCGAATACGCACACGGCACCAAGGGCACGGCCGACATCTCCGGCGGTCGCATCACGTTCAACGACGGCCGACCGGAATGGAAGTACCAGGCGGCGCCCGGCGAAGGCGGCAAGAAGGGCCGTGGCGGCGACCCCGACCCGTACCAGGTCGAGCACGACACCCTCGCGGCTGCCATCCGCAACAACACGCCCTACAACGAAGGCGACTACGGCGCCAGCAGCAGCATGACCGCCATCCTGGGCCGCATGGCCACCTACAGCGGCCAGGTCGTCAAGTACAGCGACGCCCTGGAGCGTGGCGAAGAGCTGATGCCCCGTGATTACAAGTGGGACGGCGCAACCCCCGTCAAGCCCGGTGCCGACGGGCTCTACGCCTGTGCCATGCCCGGCAAGACGCAGGTCCTCGCCGCCAAGAAGGCGTGA
- a CDS encoding Gfo/Idh/MocA family protein, protein MKSDSGHAASTSRTTVTPAIVDPAHSRRDVLKMSTAAAVAAAAASWPLASAVYAAGSDQLKYGLIGCGGRGSGAAANAMHADSTNKLVAMADLWPDKVKSSHKNLTEELGQQMDVPADRQFSGFDAYKAVLEVSDVVILATPPHFRPMHLEAALNAGKHVFCEKPVGTDVPSVKRVMALGEKAKEKNLNLVSGLCYRYDIAKKETMAKIHAGEIGDIVNMQGMYLTGGLWMNKRQDDWGDMEWQLRNWLYFTWLSGDHIVEQHIHTLDKLLWTMKDVPPTRVTGNGGRTVRTDPAYGHIYDHFDTIYEWDSEDGPPVKAFCQTRQWVNCAVDTSDWIYGTKGRANLMAHQIWGEKAWKRKGKSPNMYDTEHEELTKAIKTGKTINNTDYMCKSTLMGIMGRMAAYTGQTITWEKMLESTEDLTPPTYDPKAKYPTPPVAVPGVTKFA, encoded by the coding sequence ATGAAATCCGACAGTGGCCATGCCGCCTCAACGTCCAGGACGACCGTTACCCCCGCGATCGTCGATCCGGCCCACAGCCGTCGCGATGTGCTGAAGATGTCCACCGCCGCCGCGGTCGCCGCGGCCGCGGCATCGTGGCCGCTGGCGTCGGCGGTTTATGCCGCCGGGTCCGACCAGCTCAAGTACGGTCTGATCGGTTGTGGCGGTCGCGGTTCGGGCGCTGCCGCCAACGCGATGCACGCCGACTCGACCAACAAGCTCGTCGCGATGGCCGACCTCTGGCCGGACAAGGTCAAGTCGAGCCACAAGAACCTGACCGAAGAACTCGGCCAGCAGATGGACGTCCCGGCAGACCGCCAGTTCTCCGGCTTTGATGCTTACAAGGCGGTGCTCGAAGTGTCGGACGTGGTCATCCTCGCCACGCCACCGCATTTCCGCCCGATGCACCTCGAGGCGGCGCTGAACGCCGGCAAGCATGTCTTCTGCGAGAAGCCGGTCGGCACCGACGTCCCCAGCGTCAAGCGCGTGATGGCGCTCGGCGAGAAGGCGAAGGAAAAGAACCTCAACCTCGTCTCCGGCCTCTGCTACCGCTACGACATCGCCAAGAAAGAGACGATGGCGAAGATCCACGCCGGCGAGATCGGCGACATCGTCAACATGCAGGGCATGTACCTCACCGGCGGCCTCTGGATGAACAAGCGCCAGGACGACTGGGGCGACATGGAGTGGCAGCTCCGCAACTGGCTCTACTTCACCTGGCTCAGCGGCGATCACATCGTCGAACAGCACATTCACACCCTCGATAAGCTGCTGTGGACGATGAAGGACGTTCCGCCGACCCGCGTCACCGGTAACGGCGGCCGCACCGTCCGCACCGACCCGGCGTACGGGCACATCTACGACCACTTCGACACGATCTACGAGTGGGATTCGGAAGACGGCCCGCCGGTCAAGGCGTTCTGTCAGACCCGCCAGTGGGTCAACTGCGCCGTCGACACCAGCGACTGGATCTACGGCACCAAGGGCCGGGCCAACCTGATGGCGCATCAGATCTGGGGCGAGAAGGCCTGGAAGCGCAAGGGCAAGTCGCCGAACATGTACGATACCGAGCACGAAGAGCTCACCAAGGCGATCAAGACCGGCAAGACCATCAACAACACCGACTACATGTGCAAGAGCACGCTGATGGGCATCATGGGCCGCATGGCGGCCTACACCGGCCAGACGATCACGTGGGAAAAGATGCTCGAGTCGACCGAAGACCTGACGCCTCCCACCTACGATCCCAAGGCCAAGTACCCGACCCCGCCTGTCGCGGTGCCGGGCGTGACGAAGTTCGCCTGA
- a CDS encoding formylglycine-generating enzyme family protein has product MTRLSSKRSNPLSKAWLGRAACAALAVAAAAAALPLAVSPAPARAETPAVPADMKPFTQSIVGLAATFDMVPIPGGTVTVGSPESEKKRNKAEGPQFDVEVEPFYMGKYEMTWDIYNEYLAQYPILGEGKGKTIPFEKQADAVSYPTPIYDIEAGPALQRMGGREGKLPAVIMSQFAAKQFTKWLSAKTGRFYRLPTEAEWEFAARAGTKTAYFFGDDAKKLDDYAWHYDNSALSDGEVGYHKVGGKKPNPFGLYDIYGNVAEIVVDQYDDAWYAKFAGKKVGWREALRWPDSQYPRLARGGGYESDVENCRSAARQKITVNDNKKDPQIPKSPYWWTEGFSIGFRVVSPVKEPSAEEKNKFWNVDNESTADVLKRDREIRQLVEEITGPKAPK; this is encoded by the coding sequence GTGACCCGACTGTCGTCGAAGCGTTCGAATCCGCTCTCCAAGGCATGGCTCGGCCGTGCCGCTTGTGCAGCGCTCGCCGTTGCAGCCGCCGCGGCCGCCCTGCCGCTGGCCGTCTCTCCCGCACCGGCCCGCGCCGAAACCCCGGCCGTCCCGGCGGACATGAAGCCGTTCACCCAGTCCATCGTCGGATTGGCCGCGACCTTCGACATGGTGCCAATCCCCGGCGGCACCGTGACGGTCGGCTCGCCCGAATCGGAAAAGAAGCGAAACAAGGCCGAAGGCCCCCAGTTCGACGTCGAAGTCGAGCCCTTCTACATGGGCAAGTACGAGATGACCTGGGATATCTACAACGAGTACCTCGCCCAGTACCCGATTCTCGGCGAAGGCAAGGGAAAGACGATCCCGTTCGAGAAGCAGGCCGACGCGGTCAGCTACCCCACCCCGATTTACGACATCGAAGCCGGCCCCGCTCTTCAGCGAATGGGCGGCCGCGAAGGCAAGCTGCCCGCGGTGATCATGTCGCAGTTCGCGGCCAAGCAATTTACGAAGTGGCTCAGCGCCAAGACCGGACGCTTCTACCGGCTGCCGACCGAAGCCGAATGGGAGTTCGCCGCCCGCGCAGGCACCAAGACCGCTTACTTCTTCGGCGATGACGCCAAGAAGCTCGACGACTACGCCTGGCACTACGACAACTCCGCGTTGAGCGACGGCGAAGTCGGCTATCACAAGGTCGGCGGCAAGAAGCCCAACCCGTTCGGCCTGTACGACATCTACGGCAACGTCGCCGAGATCGTGGTCGATCAGTACGACGACGCCTGGTACGCCAAGTTTGCCGGCAAGAAGGTCGGGTGGCGCGAGGCCCTTCGCTGGCCGGATTCGCAGTACCCGCGGCTGGCCCGGGGCGGCGGTTACGAATCCGATGTCGAGAACTGCCGCTCGGCCGCCCGCCAGAAGATCACCGTCAACGACAACAAAAAAGACCCGCAGATTCCCAAGAGCCCCTATTGGTGGACCGAAGGTTTCAGCATCGGGTTCCGCGTCGTGTCGCCGGTAAAGGAACCGTCGGCCGAGGAAAAGAACAAGTTCTGGAACGTCGATAACGAGTCGACCGCCGACGTGCTGAAGCGCGACCGTGAGATTCGGCAGTTGGTCGAGGAGATCACGGGCCCCAAGGCACCCAAGTAG
- a CDS encoding ankyrin repeat domain-containing protein yields the protein MKKLQLLLMVPLLPLVTAADAAAARPSSTAPASRPGAATLIARGHADEAVPSLNKSNVNTMDAWGQTPLRAAVRTGEIEVVNAVLAAGADVRLRAGFGWTALHDAAATGEIAIVERLLAAGARVDQTENTGDTALHIACRFGRAEVAKLLIEKGATVRRKDQLGWTAMHYAAASGNTDVVKMLLDRKVYLDEENRDGNTALHLAALENKVDTVEALLDAGANVLARNGKGRTALDLAMQSRHREVADRLSEAVGKARAEREAKLKPQE from the coding sequence TTGAAGAAACTGCAATTGTTACTGATGGTTCCGCTGTTGCCTCTTGTGACCGCAGCCGATGCCGCCGCAGCCAGGCCGTCATCGACGGCTCCGGCAAGCCGGCCCGGGGCCGCGACGCTGATTGCCCGCGGGCACGCCGACGAAGCGGTGCCCTCCCTGAACAAGTCGAACGTTAACACGATGGACGCCTGGGGACAGACGCCACTGCGCGCCGCCGTGCGCACCGGCGAGATTGAAGTCGTCAATGCGGTGCTTGCGGCCGGTGCTGATGTGCGGTTGCGCGCCGGCTTCGGATGGACCGCGCTGCATGATGCTGCCGCGACTGGCGAGATCGCGATTGTCGAACGGCTGCTGGCCGCCGGTGCCAGGGTCGATCAGACGGAAAACACTGGCGACACTGCGTTGCACATCGCCTGCCGGTTCGGGCGTGCGGAGGTCGCAAAGCTGCTGATCGAGAAGGGGGCGACCGTCCGCCGCAAGGACCAACTCGGCTGGACGGCGATGCACTACGCCGCCGCGTCGGGCAATACGGACGTCGTGAAGATGCTGCTGGATCGTAAGGTGTATCTCGACGAGGAGAACCGCGACGGTAACACCGCGCTGCACCTGGCGGCGTTGGAGAACAAGGTCGACACGGTCGAGGCATTGCTTGACGCCGGTGCCAATGTTTTGGCCCGTAACGGCAAGGGCCGCACCGCACTCGACCTGGCGATGCAAAGCCGCCACCGGGAAGTCGCCGATCGGCTGTCCGAGGCGGTCGGCAAAGCCAGGGCCGAGCGAGAGGCGAAGCTGAAACCTCAAGAATGA